A region of Myxococcus stipitatus DSM 14675 DNA encodes the following proteins:
- a CDS encoding NAD-binding protein — translation MKIVIAGGGRVGSVLAARLVAEQHSVTVIERDAATCTRLFEEVGVVTVCGDATNPQMLEAAGVTSADVVAGVLARDSENLAFTMLVRSMSPARLMVRMLDTSYREAYRLAGVKDLVAEAEVVVAKMTTAIDFPQVAGSLPLGDGDTVLFELALPMRAQVAGQTVAQVRGMEGFPRECVFIGVVDPQGRATLPDGSTLLKAGHTVILVARRAQLAEAVTFLTREPVGTTGVAMLASTLRKVDFLAPLNTEELETVARGAEHLQRPAGTELFRQGDAGENFYVVLSGEVQLKDTGGQSVAMVKQGGFFGELALLTGEPRTATAVTSTACELAAVGRDDFRSVVMANPGVALEMSRILGERLSRVQGIKPSKRWGLFGR, via the coding sequence GTGAAAATCGTCATCGCGGGAGGTGGACGGGTGGGCAGTGTGCTGGCCGCGCGTCTGGTGGCCGAACAGCACAGTGTGACGGTCATCGAGCGGGATGCCGCCACGTGCACGCGCCTCTTCGAGGAGGTGGGCGTGGTGACGGTGTGTGGCGACGCGACGAACCCGCAGATGCTCGAGGCCGCGGGCGTCACGTCCGCGGACGTGGTGGCGGGTGTGCTGGCGCGCGACTCGGAGAACCTGGCGTTCACGATGCTGGTGCGCAGCATGTCCCCGGCGCGCCTCATGGTGCGCATGTTGGACACGAGCTACCGCGAGGCGTATCGGCTCGCGGGTGTGAAGGACCTGGTCGCCGAGGCCGAGGTCGTGGTGGCGAAGATGACGACCGCCATCGACTTCCCGCAGGTGGCGGGCTCGCTGCCCTTGGGGGATGGCGACACGGTGCTCTTCGAGCTGGCGCTGCCCATGCGAGCGCAGGTCGCGGGGCAGACGGTGGCGCAGGTGCGCGGCATGGAGGGCTTCCCGCGCGAGTGTGTCTTCATCGGCGTGGTGGACCCGCAGGGCCGGGCGACGCTGCCGGATGGGAGCACGCTGCTGAAGGCGGGACACACCGTCATCTTGGTGGCCCGGCGCGCGCAGTTGGCGGAGGCGGTGACGTTCCTCACGCGGGAGCCGGTGGGCACCACGGGGGTGGCGATGCTGGCCTCCACGCTGCGCAAGGTGGACTTCCTGGCGCCGCTGAACACGGAGGAACTGGAGACGGTGGCGCGCGGCGCCGAGCACCTCCAGCGTCCCGCGGGCACGGAGCTCTTCCGACAGGGCGATGCGGGGGAGAACTTCTACGTCGTGCTGTCGGGCGAGGTGCAGCTCAAGGACACCGGTGGCCAGTCGGTGGCCATGGTGAAGCAAGGGGGCTTCTTCGGTGAGCTGGCGCTGCTCACGGGGGAGCCTCGGACGGCGACGGCGGTGACGAGCACGGCGTGTGAGCTGGCGGCGGTGGGGCGCGACGACTTCCGCAGCGTCGTCATGGCCAACCCGGGTGTGGCGCTGGAGATGAGCCGCATCCTCGGCGAGCGCCTGTCGCGCGTGCAGGGCATCAAGCCCTCCAAGCGCTGGGGCCTCTTCGGGCGGTAG
- a CDS encoding type 1 glutamine amidotransferase domain-containing protein has protein sequence MARIAFILADDFEDEEFRVPYDQVRQAGHEAVVIGLEAGQAVRGRQGREVVTSERAARNVSSRDFDALVIPGGYSPDVLRLDIDMVGLVRDFFRAEKPLAAICHAAWLLVEANIAEGRILTSWPSLKTDLINAGARWVDREVVEDGNLITSRHPGDVWAFCEALLRQVAQGVSPRVDSPLLREEVWVQPAMVH, from the coding sequence ATGGCGCGCATCGCGTTCATCCTGGCCGACGACTTCGAGGACGAGGAGTTCCGCGTCCCCTATGACCAGGTGAGGCAGGCAGGCCACGAGGCGGTGGTGATCGGGCTGGAGGCGGGGCAGGCCGTCAGGGGGAGGCAGGGGCGCGAGGTCGTCACGTCGGAGCGGGCGGCGAGGAACGTGAGCTCGCGGGACTTCGACGCGCTGGTGATTCCGGGAGGCTACTCACCGGATGTGCTGCGCCTGGACATCGACATGGTGGGGTTGGTGCGGGACTTCTTCCGCGCGGAGAAGCCGCTGGCGGCCATCTGCCATGCGGCGTGGTTGCTGGTGGAGGCGAACATCGCGGAGGGGCGAATCCTCACGTCGTGGCCATCGCTGAAGACAGACCTCATCAACGCGGGCGCGCGGTGGGTGGACCGGGAGGTGGTGGAGGATGGCAACCTCATCACCTCGCGCCACCCGGGGGATGTCTGGGCTTTCTGCGAGGCGTTGCTGCGACAGGTGGCCCAGGGTGTCTCGCCGCGAGTCGACTCACCGCTCCTGCGAGAAGAGGTCTGGGTCCAGCCGGCCATGGTGCACTGA
- a CDS encoding peptidylprolyl isomerase, protein MSSSSSNQGSGRGVERLLKMSPVVSTASTDSLKLPSVEAPSLDGISVLVPTPEDLTEDDLLRAFHEKRRSVATTREREKGESLELGDNVQLNVVGYCDGVLIPFSARFGMSTELAPIEAMPGFSETVAQGGKVGESMQIALELPEDYPVVALQGKPARFLIDVVGAQQVTMLSESSPEFFEKLGMGGTLDEVLNNIREELEDEVAGELWVQAQDMVLDEVARRAPVELPKALVEEEIRRRWAQAEGQAMVEYNFDVEEQQEALRGWLTDPTTRADVERRLHIGLALKAVTEAEKLQLTPEKLEELIRDHMEPFGFGAEEVAAALRETPETTKKLVELGWYLFAVEHVMNKAKVTFEGAEQG, encoded by the coding sequence GTGAGCAGCAGCAGCAGCAATCAAGGTTCTGGTCGGGGCGTCGAGCGCCTGCTGAAGATGAGCCCCGTGGTGAGCACCGCCTCCACGGACTCGCTCAAGCTCCCCTCCGTGGAGGCTCCGTCGCTCGACGGGATTTCCGTCCTCGTCCCCACCCCCGAGGACTTGACCGAGGACGACCTCCTGCGCGCCTTCCACGAGAAGCGCCGGAGCGTGGCCACCACGCGCGAGCGTGAGAAGGGCGAGTCCCTGGAGCTGGGAGACAACGTCCAGCTCAACGTCGTGGGCTACTGCGACGGGGTCCTCATCCCCTTCTCCGCGCGCTTCGGCATGTCCACGGAGCTGGCCCCCATCGAGGCCATGCCCGGCTTCAGCGAGACCGTGGCCCAGGGCGGCAAGGTGGGCGAGTCCATGCAGATTGCCCTCGAGCTGCCGGAGGACTACCCGGTGGTGGCGCTCCAGGGGAAGCCCGCGCGGTTCCTCATCGACGTCGTCGGCGCCCAGCAGGTGACGATGCTGTCGGAGAGCTCGCCGGAGTTCTTCGAGAAGCTCGGGATGGGCGGCACGCTGGACGAGGTGCTGAACAACATCCGTGAGGAGCTGGAGGACGAAGTCGCGGGCGAGCTCTGGGTGCAGGCCCAGGACATGGTGCTGGACGAGGTGGCCCGCCGCGCGCCGGTGGAGCTGCCCAAGGCGCTGGTGGAGGAGGAGATTCGCCGCCGCTGGGCCCAGGCCGAAGGCCAGGCGATGGTCGAGTACAACTTCGACGTCGAGGAGCAGCAGGAAGCGCTCCGCGGTTGGCTCACGGACCCCACCACGCGCGCGGACGTCGAGCGCCGGCTGCACATCGGCCTCGCGCTGAAGGCCGTCACCGAGGCGGAGAAGCTTCAGCTGACCCCGGAGAAGCTCGAGGAGCTGATTCGCGACCACATGGAGCCGTTCGGGTTCGGCGCGGAGGAAGTCGCCGCCGCCCTGCGCGAGACGCCGGAGACGACCAAGAAGCTGGTCGAGCTGGGCTGGTACCTGTTCGCCGTCGAGCACGTGATGAACAAGGCGAAGGTCACCTTCGAGGGCGCGGAGCAGGGCTGA
- a CDS encoding cation:proton antiporter — protein sequence MHLEMPLVIGLMVAAIVLAIAAKRANMPYNVALVVGGLLISVGNLLPGVPPLNPEVVFLVCLPALLFEGGIMADLNGIRANALPILILSTLGMVLAIGATGTALHFLVDLAIWPALLLGALLSVTDTVSILYAFRRAPVPPRLSGIMQGESLFNDGTALVAYAAIASVVAGAAAPSLPMLAARVLLASAGGAVVGLAVGMLGGFVIRHTEDPLAEIMVTTAVALASFVVAEQLHLSGAISAVVAGLAVGVGMRKNVSPQSQVAIHSFWEYATFGVNTFLFLAVGLTTKPETLRGYVPETLIAVACVLAGRAVAIYGPFLLLRFIRPAEAVPPRWQHVFIVGNIKGALSIGLALGLPAATPGREKLVAIAFGVTLVSLVGQGLMLTRALKWLGLFRQDEVALAMSEQRGRLIASRAAHQELAVLHEQGLVPRAAYDHLRSEYQVNIARAERELRRLNEHHLTQGARDLIAMRRRLIDAERTALQGARRSGLIPEATAEHMLAQLDERTLNLEKVLHGEEQTVEHGRKAS from the coding sequence GTGCACTTGGAGATGCCTCTCGTCATTGGATTGATGGTGGCCGCCATCGTCCTGGCCATCGCCGCCAAGCGGGCGAACATGCCCTACAACGTGGCGCTCGTCGTGGGAGGCCTGCTCATCTCGGTGGGCAACCTGCTGCCTGGCGTGCCGCCCCTCAACCCGGAGGTGGTGTTCCTCGTCTGCCTGCCGGCGCTGCTGTTCGAGGGCGGCATCATGGCGGACCTCAATGGCATCCGCGCCAATGCCTTGCCCATCCTCATCCTCTCCACGCTGGGCATGGTGCTAGCCATTGGCGCCACGGGCACCGCGCTGCACTTCCTGGTGGACCTGGCCATCTGGCCCGCACTGCTGCTCGGCGCGCTGCTGTCCGTGACGGACACCGTCTCCATCCTCTACGCCTTCCGTCGCGCCCCGGTGCCTCCGCGCCTGTCCGGCATCATGCAGGGCGAGAGCCTCTTCAACGACGGCACGGCCCTGGTGGCGTACGCGGCCATCGCCAGCGTGGTGGCGGGAGCCGCGGCGCCCTCGCTCCCCATGCTGGCCGCGCGCGTGCTGCTCGCGTCGGCGGGCGGCGCGGTCGTGGGCCTGGCGGTGGGCATGCTGGGCGGCTTCGTCATCCGCCACACCGAGGACCCGCTCGCCGAAATCATGGTGACGACGGCCGTGGCGCTGGCGTCCTTCGTCGTGGCCGAGCAGCTCCACCTGTCCGGCGCCATCTCCGCGGTCGTCGCGGGCCTGGCCGTGGGCGTCGGCATGCGCAAGAACGTGTCGCCACAGAGCCAGGTGGCCATCCACTCCTTCTGGGAGTACGCCACGTTCGGGGTGAACACCTTCCTCTTCCTCGCGGTGGGGCTCACCACGAAGCCGGAGACATTGCGCGGCTACGTGCCGGAGACACTCATCGCGGTGGCGTGCGTGCTGGCCGGGCGCGCGGTGGCCATCTATGGGCCCTTCCTGCTCTTGCGCTTCATCCGTCCGGCGGAGGCGGTGCCGCCTCGCTGGCAGCACGTCTTCATCGTGGGCAACATCAAGGGCGCGCTCTCCATCGGCCTGGCGCTGGGACTCCCCGCGGCCACGCCGGGCCGGGAGAAGCTGGTGGCCATCGCCTTCGGCGTGACGCTGGTGTCCCTGGTCGGCCAGGGCTTGATGCTCACGCGCGCGCTCAAGTGGCTGGGCCTCTTCCGGCAGGACGAGGTGGCCCTGGCCATGTCCGAGCAGCGGGGCCGGCTCATCGCCAGCCGCGCGGCGCACCAGGAGCTGGCGGTGTTGCATGAACAGGGGCTGGTGCCTCGGGCGGCGTATGACCACCTGCGCAGTGAGTACCAGGTGAACATCGCCCGTGCGGAGCGCGAGCTGCGGCGGCTCAACGAGCACCACCTCACGCAGGGGGCGCGAGACCTCATCGCGATGCGGCGCCGGCTCATCGACGCGGAGCGCACGGCGCTTCAAGGCGCGCGCCGCAGCGGACTCATCCCGGAGGCGACGGCGGAGCACATGCTGGCGCAGCTGGATGAGCGGACGCTGAATCTGGAGAAGGTGCTGCACGGCGAGGAGCAGACGGTGGAGCACGGGAGGAAGGCGTCGTGA
- a CDS encoding peptidylprolyl isomerase: MAPSRAEPQVSEAPVPVALTEEVVLARYRTLCRALAPRRNRAPGERVAAGDDVLLDVLGFANGRLMAFSARSEWWTEVAANPRFPGLLESLVGLNVGKTHAVELTLPGDHPVEALRGVAAHFVVKLTAAREVATLDEQSSDFFAVLARGSTRDEVMAQLRRELAAEREAQAQRERQGEALREWSRRARVEVPRSLVDEELRRCWSEVEHPVLVRLGLAPEQMREALEGWLDDGATRLEAEHRVRLQQGLRAVAMSERLKGVCAEAQVLSEGLSSRARVAPEATGHRGSEPWFEGRLLYA, translated from the coding sequence GTGGCACCCTCGAGGGCGGAGCCTCAGGTGTCGGAGGCCCCGGTCCCCGTGGCCCTCACGGAGGAGGTCGTGCTCGCGCGCTACAGGACGTTGTGTCGAGCCCTTGCCCCGAGAAGGAATCGCGCGCCGGGTGAGCGGGTGGCGGCGGGGGATGACGTCCTCTTGGATGTCCTCGGGTTCGCGAACGGACGGCTGATGGCCTTCTCCGCGCGCTCGGAGTGGTGGACCGAGGTCGCCGCGAACCCGCGGTTCCCAGGGCTCCTCGAGTCCCTCGTGGGCTTGAACGTGGGGAAGACGCACGCGGTGGAGCTCACGCTTCCCGGGGACCATCCGGTGGAGGCGCTCCGGGGCGTGGCGGCTCACTTCGTGGTGAAGCTCACGGCCGCGCGCGAGGTGGCCACGCTCGATGAGCAGTCCTCGGACTTCTTTGCCGTCCTCGCGCGCGGCTCCACGCGCGATGAGGTGATGGCGCAGCTCCGTCGGGAGCTCGCCGCCGAGCGGGAGGCCCAGGCGCAGCGCGAGCGTCAGGGCGAGGCGCTGCGGGAATGGTCGCGTCGCGCGCGTGTCGAGGTGCCCCGGAGCCTGGTCGACGAGGAGCTCCGCCGCTGCTGGTCAGAGGTCGAGCACCCGGTGCTGGTCCGGCTGGGCCTTGCTCCGGAACAGATGCGCGAGGCGCTCGAGGGGTGGCTGGACGATGGGGCCACCCGGCTTGAAGCGGAGCACCGGGTGCGGCTCCAGCAGGGGCTTCGCGCCGTCGCGATGTCCGAACGACTCAAGGGGGTGTGCGCGGAGGCGCAGGTGTTGTCCGAGGGCCTCTCGTCCCGCGCACGCGTGGCCCCCGAGGCGACGGGCCACAGGGGTTCCGAGCCGTGGTTCGAGGGCAGGCTGCTTTACGCGTAG
- a CDS encoding tetratricopeptide repeat protein: MSSTHAREGGRLLQVGQSQEAVKSFQKGLAIDPDDVECLIGLVRTYLSVGAAREAETAALRLLSVKPDHAEGQAHLAMLRAQAGNAEALEALKVLAAAPTSGYFERFNLGGLLLDRGDLNGARAAYESALQVAPDSAHVHFELGRIHLQQGILGAAVTHFQKAAERAPQEAMPLLMLARAHSAEGALGLAIQAGTQALEKAQGSLRRAVLEDLFKLYLSAGSPEGAKRTALELRQLEPAHVNYVYMHGLAVMSAGSFAEAKALFEEALRMAPGSWQTLTALAQMHGALGEREEARRRLEEAVALVPTELGPVNDLAMHLMQDDEHSRAKPLLERALAAHPADATTNLNMAVATFMTDRAASLHHAERARTLGQGEIRDQAERILKALGAA, encoded by the coding sequence ATGTCATCGACGCATGCTCGGGAAGGCGGACGGCTGCTGCAGGTGGGGCAGTCGCAGGAGGCGGTGAAGAGTTTCCAGAAGGGACTCGCCATCGACCCGGACGATGTGGAGTGTTTGATTGGGCTCGTCCGGACGTACCTGAGCGTGGGGGCCGCGCGCGAGGCGGAGACCGCGGCGCTGCGGCTCCTGAGCGTGAAGCCGGACCACGCCGAGGGGCAGGCGCACCTGGCGATGCTGCGCGCGCAGGCGGGCAACGCGGAGGCGCTGGAGGCGCTCAAGGTGCTGGCCGCGGCGCCGACGTCGGGCTACTTCGAGCGCTTCAACCTGGGGGGGCTGTTGTTGGACCGGGGAGACCTGAACGGTGCCCGGGCCGCGTACGAGTCCGCGCTGCAGGTGGCGCCGGACAGCGCGCATGTCCACTTCGAGCTGGGCCGCATCCACCTCCAGCAGGGCATCCTGGGCGCGGCGGTGACGCACTTCCAGAAGGCGGCGGAGCGGGCGCCGCAGGAGGCGATGCCGTTGTTGATGCTGGCGCGCGCGCACTCGGCGGAGGGTGCGCTGGGGTTGGCCATCCAGGCGGGGACGCAGGCGTTGGAGAAGGCGCAGGGGAGCTTGCGCCGCGCGGTGTTGGAGGACCTCTTCAAGCTGTACCTGTCCGCGGGGAGCCCGGAGGGGGCGAAGCGCACCGCGCTGGAGCTGCGGCAGCTGGAGCCGGCCCACGTCAACTATGTCTACATGCACGGGCTGGCGGTGATGAGCGCCGGCTCCTTCGCGGAGGCGAAGGCCCTCTTCGAGGAGGCGCTGCGGATGGCGCCTGGGAGCTGGCAGACGCTGACGGCGCTGGCGCAGATGCACGGCGCGCTGGGAGAGCGGGAGGAGGCGCGCCGGCGGCTGGAAGAGGCGGTGGCGCTGGTGCCCACCGAGCTGGGGCCGGTGAATGACCTGGCGATGCATCTGATGCAGGACGATGAGCACTCGCGCGCGAAGCCGTTGCTGGAGCGGGCCCTGGCCGCGCACCCCGCGGACGCGACGACGAACCTGAACATGGCGGTGGCCACGTTCATGACGGACCGCGCCGCGTCGCTCCACCACGCGGAGCGGGCGAGGACGCTGGGCCAGGGAGAGATTCGCGACCAGGCCGAGCGCATCCTGAAGGCCCTGGGCGCGGCCTGA
- a CDS encoding DUF1684 domain-containing protein — translation MTPLALALSVALHAAPSPKATPPSKPPAKSMTAPSTTEDLATSTRTWHEQRLQRLQAEDGWLSLVGLFWLKEGEQTAGSAPDSALDFPDNTPAKLGTFTRKGNTATFQPAPGVQLTRNGQPFTGGELKSDETGSPDVVQLGSLNFHVIQRGDKLGVRVKDSESPARKQFHGIPTYPASAAWKVTARFEPAATPRTLQVPNVLGTTEEMKAPGVLVFTVDGKEHRLTPVEDGSNKLFVIFADETNRDSTYGAGRFLYADMPKDGQVVLDFNRAYNPPCAFTRFATCPLPPRGNRLALRVEAGEKRYGDH, via the coding sequence ATGACGCCCCTTGCCCTGGCCCTGTCCGTCGCTCTCCATGCCGCGCCCTCTCCCAAGGCCACCCCGCCCTCGAAGCCCCCCGCCAAGAGCATGACCGCCCCCTCGACGACCGAAGACCTCGCCACCTCCACCCGCACCTGGCACGAGCAGCGCCTCCAGCGCCTCCAAGCCGAGGACGGCTGGCTCTCCCTCGTCGGCCTCTTCTGGCTCAAGGAAGGCGAGCAGACCGCGGGCTCCGCCCCCGACAGCGCCCTGGACTTCCCCGACAACACCCCCGCGAAGCTCGGCACCTTCACCCGCAAGGGCAACACCGCCACCTTCCAGCCCGCCCCCGGCGTGCAGCTCACCCGCAACGGCCAGCCCTTCACCGGCGGCGAGCTGAAGTCGGACGAGACAGGCTCCCCCGATGTCGTGCAGCTCGGCAGCCTCAACTTCCACGTCATCCAGCGCGGCGACAAGCTGGGCGTACGCGTGAAGGACTCCGAGTCCCCCGCGCGCAAGCAGTTCCACGGGATCCCCACGTACCCCGCCAGCGCCGCGTGGAAGGTCACCGCGCGCTTCGAGCCCGCCGCCACGCCGCGCACCCTCCAGGTCCCCAACGTGCTCGGCACCACCGAGGAGATGAAGGCTCCCGGCGTCCTCGTCTTCACCGTGGACGGCAAGGAGCACCGCCTCACGCCCGTGGAGGACGGCTCCAACAAGCTCTTCGTCATCTTCGCGGATGAGACGAACCGCGACTCCACCTACGGCGCGGGCCGCTTCCTCTACGCGGACATGCCGAAGGATGGACAGGTGGTGCTCGACTTCAACCGCGCCTACAACCCGCCCTGCGCCTTCACCCGCTTCGCCACCTGCCCGCTGCCGCCGCGCGGCAACCGCCTGGCCCTCCGCGTGGAAGCCGGCGAGAAGCGCTACGGCGACCACTGA
- a CDS encoding cyclic-phosphate processing receiver domain-containing protein — MSSTRLKVYLDDERPTPTGWVSARWPEDVITLLEGGQVDELSLDHDLGDDAHGTGYDVLLWLEEAVATRGFVPPRVRVHSANSSARQKMESAITRIERFVREA, encoded by the coding sequence CTGAGCTCGACGCGCCTGAAGGTCTATCTCGACGATGAGCGGCCGACGCCCACGGGCTGGGTCTCCGCGCGTTGGCCCGAGGATGTCATCACGCTGCTCGAAGGTGGGCAGGTGGACGAGCTGAGCCTCGACCACGACCTGGGCGATGACGCGCACGGCACGGGCTACGACGTGCTGCTGTGGCTGGAGGAGGCCGTGGCGACTCGCGGCTTCGTCCCGCCGCGAGTCCGGGTGCACTCGGCGAACAGCTCCGCGCGCCAGAAGATGGAATCGGCCATCACGCGCATCGAGCGCTTCGTTCGAGAGGCGTGA
- a CDS encoding PQQ-dependent sugar dehydrogenase yields MRASRLLASATLVLAVSTAACRKSQAQGTASPRDCVRVADDWGSDGAVPFTVDVVAQGLEVPWGIAWLPGGDALVTERPGRIRLLKAGVLQPKPVATVRITEAAEGGLLGIAAHPDFATNRQVYVYVTTDASGRDENRVERWTLSEDHSTATFDRVIFGGIPSATYHDGGRLRFGPDGMLYAGTGDARDPDRSQDVSDSAGKLLRLTPEGQVPQDNPFPGSPAFLTGLRNLQGWDWKDATTLYVTDHGPSGETMRRGHDEISLARPGANLGWPGIYSCELHEGQVTPSLTFADAMPPGGAALYTGTSIPEWSGSLLVGTLGSRHLHRVEFASDNPARVARHEVYLRDTYGRLREVTMGPDGHLYVTTSNCDGRGDCGPRKDLILRLRR; encoded by the coding sequence ATGCGCGCCTCTCGCCTGCTCGCCTCCGCCACCCTGGTGCTCGCCGTCTCCACCGCCGCCTGCCGCAAGAGCCAGGCGCAGGGCACCGCCTCCCCGCGGGACTGCGTGCGTGTCGCGGATGACTGGGGCTCGGACGGCGCCGTGCCCTTCACCGTGGATGTCGTGGCCCAGGGCCTCGAAGTCCCCTGGGGCATCGCCTGGCTGCCCGGCGGCGACGCCCTCGTCACCGAGCGGCCCGGTCGCATCCGCCTGCTGAAGGCGGGCGTCCTCCAACCCAAGCCCGTGGCCACCGTGCGCATCACCGAGGCCGCGGAGGGAGGACTGCTCGGCATCGCCGCGCATCCGGACTTCGCCACGAACCGGCAGGTCTACGTCTACGTCACCACCGACGCGAGCGGCCGCGACGAGAACCGCGTGGAGCGCTGGACGCTCTCCGAGGACCACTCCACCGCGACGTTCGACCGGGTCATCTTCGGAGGCATCCCCTCCGCGACCTACCACGACGGAGGACGCCTGCGCTTCGGCCCGGACGGCATGCTCTACGCGGGCACCGGCGACGCCCGGGACCCGGACCGCTCCCAGGACGTGAGTGACTCCGCGGGTAAGCTCCTGCGCCTCACGCCCGAGGGACAGGTGCCCCAGGACAATCCCTTTCCCGGCTCCCCCGCCTTCCTCACCGGCCTGCGGAACCTCCAGGGTTGGGACTGGAAGGATGCCACCACGCTGTACGTCACGGACCACGGCCCCAGCGGTGAGACGATGCGCCGAGGCCATGACGAAATCAGCCTCGCGCGCCCGGGGGCCAACCTGGGCTGGCCCGGCATCTACTCGTGCGAGCTTCACGAAGGGCAGGTCACTCCCTCGCTCACCTTCGCGGACGCGATGCCGCCCGGGGGCGCGGCCCTCTACACGGGCACCTCCATCCCCGAGTGGAGCGGCTCGCTGCTCGTGGGCACGCTCGGCTCGCGACACCTGCACCGCGTGGAGTTCGCCTCGGACAACCCGGCCCGGGTCGCTCGACACGAGGTGTACCTGCGCGACACGTATGGCCGCCTGCGCGAGGTGACGATGGGTCCCGACGGCCACCTCTACGTCACCACGAGCAACTGCGACGGCCGCGGAGACTGCGGGCCCCGGAAGGACCTCATCCTCCGTTTGAGGCGCTAG
- a CDS encoding 2-oxo acid dehydrogenase subunit E2, translating into MNLDLKPAPPPGVFRKLALGAWRSPRDPSAYASLDVRMEKALVFLEGWRARTGQRLTVTHLVAKAAADALRLHPEANVLLRWGAPSQRVDVGVCVLVVQPEESGRVDLTTATVPRADGLSLEAFGRELERRVGRVRARADVDIERGKRRSYRIPGMLMGWALRWLSFVWFTLNVDLRWVGMPRDPFGSVVVTSLGSLGLERGYVATVPYTRVPLVLAPGSVRTVPVVEAGALVPGKTMTLTCTWDARALDVEVIARVLRHVGAALESPESCWDPSSGSGIPAVTG; encoded by the coding sequence GTGAACCTCGACCTGAAGCCGGCGCCGCCGCCGGGAGTCTTCCGCAAGCTCGCCCTGGGGGCCTGGCGCTCGCCGAGGGACCCGAGTGCCTACGCGTCCCTGGACGTGCGGATGGAGAAGGCGCTGGTGTTCCTCGAGGGTTGGCGGGCGCGCACGGGGCAGCGGCTCACGGTGACGCACCTGGTGGCGAAGGCGGCGGCGGATGCGCTGCGGCTCCATCCCGAGGCCAACGTGCTGCTGCGGTGGGGGGCGCCGTCCCAGCGTGTCGACGTGGGGGTGTGCGTGCTCGTGGTGCAGCCGGAGGAGTCGGGGCGGGTGGACCTGACCACGGCGACGGTGCCTCGTGCGGACGGGTTGTCGTTGGAGGCGTTCGGGCGGGAGCTGGAGCGCAGGGTGGGGCGGGTTCGCGCGCGTGCGGACGTGGACATCGAGCGGGGCAAGCGCCGGTCGTATCGAATCCCGGGGATGTTGATGGGGTGGGCGCTGCGGTGGTTGTCCTTCGTCTGGTTCACGTTGAACGTGGATCTCCGCTGGGTGGGGATGCCGAGAGACCCCTTCGGCTCGGTGGTGGTGACGAGCCTGGGCTCACTGGGGCTGGAGCGGGGCTACGTGGCGACGGTGCCGTACACGCGGGTGCCGCTGGTGCTGGCGCCCGGCTCGGTGCGGACCGTGCCGGTGGTGGAGGCGGGTGCGCTGGTGCCGGGCAAGACGATGACGCTCACGTGCACCTGGGACGCGAGGGCCCTGGACGTGGAGGTGATCGCCCGAGTGCTGCGGCACGTCGGCGCGGCGCTGGAGTCACCGGAGTCCTGCTGGGACCCCTCGTCTGGATCAGGAATACCGGCGGTGACAGGTTGA